TGTGGAAAACATTTTCCCGCTTATCAAAAAATTTCTTTACAGTGACCACGAAATATTCCTGAGAGAGCTAATCTCCAATGCAACGGATGCTACTTTAAAATTAAAGCACCTGACAAGCATCGGGGAATTAAAAGTGGACTACGGAAATCCAAAGATTGAAGTAAAAGTTGATAAAGAGCAGAAGACTTTACGCATTATCGACCAGGGAATAGGGATGACCGCCGAGGAGGTTGAGAAATACATCAATCAGGTGGCATTTTCCGGAGCTGAGGAGTTCCTGGAAAAATATAAAGACACGGCAAAAGATTCCGGAATTATTGGTCATTTTGGTCTTGGGTTCTATTCTGCATTTATGGTGGCAGAAAAAGTAGAGATCCTTACAAAATCCTACAAAGACGAATCTGCAGTAAGATGGATTTGTGATGGAAGCCCAGAATTTACTCTTGAAGAAACAACTGATAAAACGGATAGAGGAACAGAGATCATTCTTCACATCGCAGAAGATTCTACGGAATTTCTAGAAGAAGCTAAGATCCGTGAACTCCTTTCAAAATATAATAAATTTATGCCTGTTCCAATTAAATTCGGAACAAAAACTCATACACTTCCATTACCGGAAGACGCTGCTGAAGATACCGTTGCTGAAACGGAAGAAGTGGATAATATTATTAACAATCCAACACCGGCATGGACTATCGCACCAAGTGAACTGACTAGCGAGGATTATATGAAGTTCTACCACGAGCTGTATCCTATGCAGTTTGAGGAGCCTTTATTCAATATCCATCTGAATGTTGACTATCCTTTCAATCTTACCGGAATTTTATTTTTCCCAAAATTAAGCAACAATTTAAATATCGATAAGGATAAAATTCAGCTTTACCAAAATCAGGTATTTGTAACAGATGAGGTAAAGGGTATTGTTCCGGACTTTTTGATGCTTCTTAGAGGGGTAATCGATTCTCCGGATATTCCACTGAATGTTTCCCGTTCTTATCTTCAGGCAGACGGTGCGGTGAAGAAAATTTCATCCTACATTACTAAAAAGGTTGCAGATAAAATGTCTTCGCTGATCAACGAAAACCGTGAAGATTACGAGAAAAAGTGGAACGACATCAAAATTGTAATTGAATACGGAATTATCACAGAAGAGAAATTTGCTGAAAAGGCAGATAAATTCACGTTATATCCGACTACCGACGGTAAATATTTCCTTTGGAATGAACTGATCGAAAAGATCCAGCCATTACATACGGATAAAGACGGAAAAACGGTAATTCTTTATGCTACCAATGCAGATGAACAACATAGTTATATCCAGGCAGCAAATGACAAGGGTTATGACGTGCTTTTATTAGACTCTCCGGTTATTTCTCATGTGATCCAAAAACTGGAAACTACAAAAGATAAGATTTCATTTGCAAGAGTGGATGCAGACCATATCAACAACCTGATCAAAAAAGATGAACCGGTTATCTCAAAATTAAATGAAACTGAAAAAGAATCTTTAAAAAAGAATGTGGAAGAGGCAGTAAAAGATGCTAAATTCACGGTACAACTTGAAGATCTGGACAGCAGCGATGCTCCATTCACCATCACTCAACCTGAGTTTATGAGAAGAATGAAGGAAATGCAGGCAACCGGCGGTGGCGGTATGTTCGGAATGGGCGGCTTCCCGGAGATGTATAATCTTGTAGTGAATTCCAACAGCGAACTTTCCAGTCAGATCTTAAAGACGGAAAATGCTGAGGAAAAGGAAACGCTGATTAAATATGCTTTGGACCTTGCAAAACTTTCTCAGAATCTGCTAAAAGGTAAAGACCTTACAGATTTTATCCAGAGAAGTTATAAGCAGCTGGAAAAATAATAACATCAAATAAATATAAAAGACTGTTCTACATAAGAACAGTCTTTTTTTATGTTTTAAAGCTTACAGAATAGCTTTAAATAGTAAGGCTGAATTAAGATTTTAATAATAAAATTCAATTTCGCTTTTCAACTAAGAGTGCTTCACTTTATTCATTATGAATGGATGTTGTTTCATTCATTTTTAAAAGAAAATTATCAACATATTGATTTAATTATTTTAATATGATCAAGTTTCTATGCATTTTCTGTTAAATCCTAAGAGCCTTGTCATATTTTTTCTGTTTTTTGTTGTACATTTTAAGGTTTTTCTCCATTTTTGTATAAAATGCCGAATATGCAAAAAGAAAAATTACGAGCAATCAGAAAACAAAAGGGTTATACCCAACAACAGATTGCTGATATTATCGCAACAGATGTATCTAACTATAGCAGAAAGGAAAGCGGTGATGTAAAGATCATCAGAGATGAATGGAATAAAATTGCCCGTTTTCTGGATGTTACTGTAGAGGATATTTATGAAGATGAAGAGGCTAAAGTGGTTGTTAATTATGATCATCCTGTGTTTAATGACAGCTCTTCCGGAAATGGAACCATGAATCAGTTTAATAATATTCCGGGATCTATCATTAAGAATTTACAGGATTATATCACCCTGCTGAAAGAGGAAAATGAAAGATTGAAAGAGGAATTAAAAAGTCCAAGAGCTAGAAAATAATAACTGCTATTTCATTACATAATAAAATGCCATATACATGAGTATAGTGGCATTTTTTTGTTGTAAAAATTTACGGTCAGTACTTTCCTGAACAGTAAATCTTTAGCATTAAATTTCCTCAAGTGGGTTCCAGAAGAGCTTTTTGAAATCTTTTATTCTAAAATTATCAACAGTAATTCCTTCTGCTTCCAGTCTTACCTGGAATTCAGGAACAGATAACGTCCCAGAACTGGAGATCACCCGGTGCGCAGGAACATCTGCCGGACAGCCTCCCATAGCCTTTCCTACATGCCGGGAATGGTTGGGATAACCCACTGCTTTAGCAATAGCTCCATAAGTAGAGACTCTTCCTTTTGGAATCAATCTTGTGATCTCGTAAATCTGCTGTTTGAAAATTTCATCCATACTAACTCACCTGTTTTTTAGACTGTTTACAATGTTATAAACAGATTTTGCATCATTTTTGAATTCTTAATGATTCGACGATGTCTGATTTTAAAATATTAAAGATATGAAAAAATCATTTTTCAAGCTGCTGAATGCAGTGAATAAAAAGATGCTTCCCAAACTGAGCAATAAGGATCCCAATCATCTGACGAAAATTGAAAAAGGAATTCTGGCCTACCGTTATTTTGTACTGGTAAATTCTATGGACTGATAGATAGCTAACTCCTATCT
The Chryseobacterium sp. W4I1 DNA segment above includes these coding regions:
- a CDS encoding MGMT family protein; the encoded protein is MDEIFKQQIYEITRLIPKGRVSTYGAIAKAVGYPNHSRHVGKAMGGCPADVPAHRVISSSGTLSVPEFQVRLEAEGITVDNFRIKDFKKLFWNPLEEI
- the htpG gene encoding molecular chaperone HtpG — encoded protein: MTKGNINVSVENIFPLIKKFLYSDHEIFLRELISNATDATLKLKHLTSIGELKVDYGNPKIEVKVDKEQKTLRIIDQGIGMTAEEVEKYINQVAFSGAEEFLEKYKDTAKDSGIIGHFGLGFYSAFMVAEKVEILTKSYKDESAVRWICDGSPEFTLEETTDKTDRGTEIILHIAEDSTEFLEEAKIRELLSKYNKFMPVPIKFGTKTHTLPLPEDAAEDTVAETEEVDNIINNPTPAWTIAPSELTSEDYMKFYHELYPMQFEEPLFNIHLNVDYPFNLTGILFFPKLSNNLNIDKDKIQLYQNQVFVTDEVKGIVPDFLMLLRGVIDSPDIPLNVSRSYLQADGAVKKISSYITKKVADKMSSLINENREDYEKKWNDIKIVIEYGIITEEKFAEKADKFTLYPTTDGKYFLWNELIEKIQPLHTDKDGKTVILYATNADEQHSYIQAANDKGYDVLLLDSPVISHVIQKLETTKDKISFARVDADHINNLIKKDEPVISKLNETEKESLKKNVEEAVKDAKFTVQLEDLDSSDAPFTITQPEFMRRMKEMQATGGGGMFGMGGFPEMYNLVVNSNSELSSQILKTENAEEKETLIKYALDLAKLSQNLLKGKDLTDFIQRSYKQLEK
- a CDS encoding helix-turn-helix transcriptional regulator — encoded protein: MQKEKLRAIRKQKGYTQQQIADIIATDVSNYSRKESGDVKIIRDEWNKIARFLDVTVEDIYEDEEAKVVVNYDHPVFNDSSSGNGTMNQFNNIPGSIIKNLQDYITLLKEENERLKEELKSPRARK